One Suncus etruscus isolate mSunEtr1 chromosome 13, mSunEtr1.pri.cur, whole genome shotgun sequence genomic region harbors:
- the LOC126025919 gene encoding uncharacterized protein LOC126025919, with protein sequence MAKYSQALDTADGSMLVDVEELADGSDDGAEEPDGDVLQHRQLASAEHSLSRLVRGTPAEGEGKPLLPFGLQDGFQTRVLGLYEVGQEAHEAVDDKGLVELAEGLQVGGVVGPEQTAPTGQAEDGHHPEDPDDGLLQVRPRQVHDVLQDAPEGHGQGEQHADPRDKPGLGVDAPVVALQLPDDHGDGQDQGQEVEGQDEWPKPRFQ encoded by the coding sequence GCTGATGGTTCCATGCTTGTAGACGTGGAGGAACTCGCAGATGGCAGCGATGACGGAGCTGAAGAGCCTGATGGTGATGTGCTGCAGCACCGCCAGCTTGCATCGGCAGAGCACTCTCTGTCCCGCCTGGTGCGGGGGACACCagcagaaggggaagggaaacctttgcttccctttggcctccaggaTGGCTTCCAGACTCGGGTATTGGGCCTGTACGAAGTTGGCCAAGAGGCCCATGAAGCTGTAGATGACAAAGGCCTCGTAGAACTCGCGGAGGGTCTCCAGGTAGGTGGCGTGGTCGGGCCAGAGCAGACAGCCCCAACTGGCCAGGCTGAAGATGGGCACCATCCAGAGGATCCTGATGATGGGCTTCTGCAGGTCAGGCCTCGACAGGTGCACGACGTGCTGCAGGATGCCCCAGAGGGACACGGGCAAGGTGAACAGCACGCCGATCCCCGCGATAAACCAGGCCTTGGTGTGGATGCTCCAGTTGTGGCGCTGCAGCTGCCAGACGACCACGGGGACGGCCAGGACCAGGGTCAGGAAGTAGAGGGTCAGGATGAATGGCCGAAGCCACGCTTCCAATGA